Proteins from a genomic interval of Neodiprion lecontei isolate iyNeoLeco1 chromosome 2, iyNeoLeco1.1, whole genome shotgun sequence:
- the LOC107227845 gene encoding eukaryotic translation initiation factor 4E transporter isoform X2, whose protein sequence is MSTESVSSDRQQPDAKTEGDEAIISMSVAGEVTDTSIVEVGRSRPQFQYTREELMEMKTQPLSKRRPDCLDSAYNNSRGVWDPERWHLDRKRSETPPDDDRNGRGDQVIENHSKRRSGDFRERIRKESDGIVLSPQRRNFNSGCFVNVSQLPTRRPESPISKPEQVGHREQVRRIGSGRILTRDVWDFRPDTEKLEPDRPEFSFRSGATGGAPLRDRDVRDTRDVGRDREGLRDRDRDRDNIRERDERFERRSFTRDFGDRDRDRERDRMDRSDRHDRSHQMDRDKDRGRDRRFGNDRRRTYSDNREIDEPEWFSSGPTSQHDTIELRGFEDIPEDRALNNNNMKGKKQSPAQKKRSKKNSLDKDDKQNDNTSGPKGRSTPTLTDQPANLAPAPHSPISEQNDLLSSPDSKEKPDAGQNSIATSKSANDSGDANMAQTNNHPDFNLDDFLKSDTFPGVHGLLTNGVGSSSGTGSRFSQWFKRESPVQQIDSRRASIQDELLNNLLNDITEPNIQIPSVTESNTHFAPISPANTTNNTTSTTGVKLLEMLQRGNKPNQNGQGDAANTVVPLMKNSSLKDMEVGGKVVHSLEELEARMRGNTAPLSTVVEPPRVTKSDEDLSAFKKLLAQVTGGQAVPAANGPISQKSQPITLMQLLNKTQQHVAQQQQQLAEQMHPPNFNHAGPLGPTQHPHQAQMQHENLLKVLQIQQQQKQRQQQQSDMLSMMMGGQRMLGMSPLPPDMQMMVNNAPSSRELLQRPEAQAIIQGLQQGEITQQHLVQQLQNPAMQHRHREVLVNILKMYSGATPRTVSPHPSAPTPQDHILQQMLYQQQQQQQQQQQQQKRIPSPLNNAYCPPPIISPNLAVSPNTLTVQHPVIPHRVPSPRELVMHTQSIIQNALIKKKLEEQRENFRKRQEQQQQQQQQQSQRTISPINSPTKQQLSPTPLAFTPTSVLRKMTAEKEPEGNSDPTKMGSQAQVSHMQQVQSAVQLIAQGVISRHSTLRPQPVQPTWSAPTVKQHPGRPIVKGGGGGNQFQYSGNADYQQQQQQQQQQRQQQQRAAVGAYGNLARSKHTMASPLSHVPNPAQFNLPPNSIIGQRSNSVNNQLKQSQQVQSHLSSIQQQRTVNPQLQQLVMNQNYNSARTDGRAMQSQPLNIPVGRQPSPSLGFMGSNGGDLSPTSNQLARWFSPELLAQARAGKLPELGQTNVVSLEELERLQHASTTVHN, encoded by the exons ATGTCTACCGAATCTGTGTCAAGTGATAGGCAGCAGCCAGACGCGAAGACCGAAG GAGATGAAGCGATAATATCGATGTCTGTGGCAGGCGAAGTGACTGATACTTCTATTGTGGAAGTGGGCAGATCTCGACCTCAGTTTCAATATACTCGG GAGGAACTGATGGAAATGAAGACTCAACCTCTATCCAAGCGTAGGCCAGATTGTTTGGATTCCGCTTATAATAA TTCGCGAGGCGTTTGGGACCCTGAGCGTTGGCATCTTGATAGAAAGCGAAGTGAAACTCCTCCTGACGATGACAGAAATGGACGCGGGGATCAAGTGATTGAAAATCATAGTAAACGTCGCAGCGGTGATTTTCGGGAACGAATCCGTAAAGAGTCGGATGGCATAGTGCTGAGTCCTCAACGCCGAAATTTTAACTCTGGATGCTTTGTCAATGTAAGCCAGCTGCCAACTCGGCGTCCAGAGAGCCCAATCAGCAAACCAGAG CAGGTTGGGCATCGGGAACAAGTGCGTCGTATAGGTTCTGGTCGCATACTGACGCGAGACGTCTGGGACTTCAGACCTGATACAGAGAAACTTGAGCCTGATCGCCCGGAATTTAGCTTCAGATCTGGAGCAACAGGTGGAGCACCACTTCGAGACAGAGATGTCAGGGACACTCGCGATGTGGGAAGGGATCGCGAAGGACTTAGAGACAGAGACCGAGATCGTGATAATATCAGGGAACGAGATGAAAGATTTGAAAGGCGTTCATTTACCAGAGACTTTGGTGATCGTGACCGAGATCGTGAACGTGACCGGATGGACAGAAGTGATCGACACGATCGCAGTCACCAGATGGATCGCGACAAGGATCGTGGTCGTGACAGAAGGTTTGGAAATGACCGAAGGCGAACTTACAGCGACAATAGAGAAATCGACGAACCAGAGTGGTTTAGTTCAGGGCCGACATCTCAGCACGACACCATCGAACTTCGTGGTTTCGAAGATATCCCTGAAGATAGAGCGctcaacaataacaatatgaAAGGTAAAAAGCAGTCACCTGCTCAGAAGAAACGGAGCAAGAAAAACTCGTTGGACAAAGATGACAAACAAAATGATAACACATCTGGGCCCAAGGGACGCAGCACACCCACACTAACCGATCAGCCAGCCAATTTAGCTCCAGCTCCACATTCGCCGATATCTGAACAAAACGATCTCTTGTCTTCCCCCGATTCTAAAGAGAAGCCTGACGCAGGGCAGAACTCAATTGCTACATCAAAATCGGCTAACGACAGTGGAGATGCTAACATGGCACAGACTAATAACCATCCAGATTTTAATCTCGATGATTTTCTCAAGTCTGACACCTTCCCTGGGGTTCATGGTCTTTTGACT AATGGCGTTGGATCGAGCAGTGGAACCGGATCACGCTTTAGCCAATGGTTCAAGAGGGAAAGTCCAGTCCAACAAATAGACAGCCGCCGAGCTTCAATACAGGATGAACTACTGAATAATTTGCTCAATGATATTACTGAACCAAACATTCAAATCCCTTCTGTCACAGAGTCCAATACCCACTTTGCTCCTATTTCACCCGCCAACACAACTAATAATACAACCTCAACGACCGGAGTTAAACTGCTTGAAATGTTGCAACGAGGTAACAAACCGAATCAAAATGGCCAAGGTGATGCTGCCAACACTGTTGTAccgttgatgaaaaattcttctctCAAAGATATGG AGGTTGGCGGAAAGGTTGTGCACAGCTTGGAGGAATTAGAAGCCCGCATGAGGGGAAATACAGCTCCACTGTCAACGGTTGTTGAACCGCCTAGAGTGACTAAAAGCGACGAAGATCTCTCTGCtttcaaaaaattg TTGGCTCAAGTCACTGGTGGACAAGCTGTTCCGGCGGCAAATGGTCCGATCTCACAAAAATCTCAACCTATCACACTAATGCAG CTATTGAACAAGACGCAGCAGCACGTCgctcaacaacaacaacaacttgcCGAACAAATGCACCCACCGAATTTCAATCATGCTGGACCTCTTGGCCCAACACAGCATCCCCACCAAGCCCAAATGCAGCATGAGAATTTGCTCAAGGTATTGCAGATCCAG CAACAACAAAAACAGAGACAGCAACAGCAGAGCGATATGTTGTCCATGATGATGGGAGGTCAGCGTATGCTTGGCATGAGTCCATTGCCTCCAGACATGCAAATGATGGTTAATAATGCGCCGTCCAGCAGGGAACTCTTGCAACGACCAGAGGCTCAGGCAATCATACAAGGCCTGCAGCAGGGTGAAATCACTCAGCAACATCTGGTTCAACAACTGCAG aATCCTGCAATGCAGCATCGTCATCGAGAAGTCTTGGTTAACATACTAAAGATGTACAGTGGTGCTACACCCCGAACTGTTAGTCCTCATCCAAGCGCACCTACGCCTCAAGATCACATATTACAGCAGATGCTCTatcagcaacaacagcagcagcaacaacaacaacagcaacagaaAAGAATTCCGTCACCACTGAATAATG CTTACTGTCCACCACCAATAATATCACCAAACTTGGCTGTGAGCCCTAATACATTGACAGTGCAACATCCAG TGATACCACACCGAGTACCGTCTCCGCGCGAGCTTGTGATGCATACACAATCTATAATACAAAATGCATTGATCAAGAAGAAGCTGGAGGAACAGAGAGAAAATTTCCGTAAACGACaagaacaacaacagcagcagcagcagcaacaatcACAGAGAACTATCAGCCCTATCAATTCACCTACAAAGCAACAGCTTAGTCCAACTCCTCTGGCCTTCACACCCACCTCCGTCCTTCGCAAGATGACCGCCGAGAAGGAACCCGAGG GCAACAGTGATCCAACGAAAATGGGCAGCCAGGCTCAAGTCTCCCATATGCAACAAGTGCAGTCCGCAGTACAGCTGATTGCACAAGGCGTCATTTCACGACATAGTACACTGCGGCCACAGCCAGTACAGCCAACGTGGTCCGCTCCCACAGTCAAACAGCACCCCG GTCGGCCTATAGTGAaaggtggtggtggtggaaaTCAATTTCAGTACAGTGGTAACGCGGATTaccaacagcagcagcaacaacaacaacaacaaagaCAGCAACAACAAAGAGCTGCAGTCGGAGCGTATGGGAATTTGGCCCGTTCAAAACACACAATGGCATCACCGTTGTCCCATGTACCCAACCCTGCGCAGTTCAATCTCCCACCCAACTCCATAATTGGCCAACGATCGAATTCTGTTAATAATCAACTTAAGCAATCACAACAAGTCCAGTCTCATCTATCCAGTATACAGCAACAGCGAACAGTGAATCCTCAGCTGCAGCAACTCGTTATGAATCAAAACTACAACTCTGCTCGTACTG aTGGACGAGCAATGCAATCGCAACCATTGAATATTCCTGTCGGTCGTCAGCCATCCCCCAGTCTTGGATTTATGGGTAGCAATGGCGGGGATCTCTCGCCAACTTCAAACCAGTTAGCTCGATGGTTTAGCCCAGAATTACTAGCGCAAGCTCGTGCCGGAAAACTACCGGAATTGGGACAAACAAACGTCGTTTCATTGGAGGAGTTGGAGAGGCTTCAGCATGCCTCGACGACAGTTCACaattaa
- the LOC107227845 gene encoding eukaryotic translation initiation factor 4E transporter isoform X4, producing MKLENNEISAGSTYRYRRPRRRPLVGPTGSCILDSLVIQNQGVRWSRRNRASNPVKRVTFRDEAIISMSVAGEVTDTSIVEVGRSRPQFQYTREELMEMKTQPLSKRRPDCLDSAYNNSRGVWDPERWHLDRKRSETPPDDDRNGRGDQVIENHSKRRSGDFRERIRKESDGIVLSPQRRNFNSGCFVNVSQLPTRRPESPISKPEQVGHREQVRRIGSGRILTRDVWDFRPDTEKLEPDRPEFSFRSGATGGAPLRDRDVRDTRDVGRDREGLRDRDRDRDNIRERDERFERRSFTRDFGDRDRDRERDRMDRSDRHDRSHQMDRDKDRGRDRRFGNDRRRTYSDNREIDEPEWFSSGPTSQHDTIELRGFEDIPEDRALNNNNMKGKKQSPAQKKRSKKNSLDKDDKQNDNTSGPKGRSTPTLTDQPANLAPAPHSPISEQNDLLSSPDSKEKPDAGQNSIATSKSANDSGDANMAQTNNHPDFNLDDFLKSDTFPGVHGLLTNGVGSSSGTGSRFSQWFKRESPVQQIDSRRASIQDELLNNLLNDITEPNIQIPSVTESNTHFAPISPANTTNNTTSTTGVKLLEMLQRGNKPNQNGQGDAANTVVPLMKNSSLKDMEVGGKVVHSLEELEARMRGNTAPLSTVVEPPRVTKSDEDLSAFKKLLAQVTGGQAVPAANGPISQKSQPITLMQLLNKTQQHVAQQQQQLAEQMHPPNFNHAGPLGPTQHPHQAQMQHENLLKVLQIQQQQKQRQQQQSDMLSMMMGGQRMLGMSPLPPDMQMMVNNAPSSRELLQRPEAQAIIQGLQQGEITQQHLVQQLQNPAMQHRHREVLVNILKMYSGATPRTVSPHPSAPTPQDHILQQMLYQQQQQQQQQQQQQKRIPSPLNNGRPIVKGGGGGNQFQYSGNADYQQQQQQQQQQRQQQQRAAVGAYGNLARSKHTMASPLSHVPNPAQFNLPPNSIIGQRSNSVNNQLKQSQQVQSHLSSIQQQRTVNPQLQQLVMNQNYNSARTDGRAMQSQPLNIPVGRQPSPSLGFMGSNGGDLSPTSNQLARWFSPELLAQARAGKLPELGQTNVVSLEELERLQHASTTVHN from the exons ATGAAGCTGGAAAATAACGAAATCAGCGCCGGTTCAACTTATCGATACCGGCGTCCGCGTCGTCGCCCGCTTGTTGGGCCGACGGGTTCGTGTATTCTTGATTCTCTGGTTATCCAGAATCAAGGAGTTCGATGGTCTCGTCGCAACCGTGCTTCCAATCCCGTAAAAAGAGTTACTTTTC GAGATGAAGCGATAATATCGATGTCTGTGGCAGGCGAAGTGACTGATACTTCTATTGTGGAAGTGGGCAGATCTCGACCTCAGTTTCAATATACTCGG GAGGAACTGATGGAAATGAAGACTCAACCTCTATCCAAGCGTAGGCCAGATTGTTTGGATTCCGCTTATAATAA TTCGCGAGGCGTTTGGGACCCTGAGCGTTGGCATCTTGATAGAAAGCGAAGTGAAACTCCTCCTGACGATGACAGAAATGGACGCGGGGATCAAGTGATTGAAAATCATAGTAAACGTCGCAGCGGTGATTTTCGGGAACGAATCCGTAAAGAGTCGGATGGCATAGTGCTGAGTCCTCAACGCCGAAATTTTAACTCTGGATGCTTTGTCAATGTAAGCCAGCTGCCAACTCGGCGTCCAGAGAGCCCAATCAGCAAACCAGAG CAGGTTGGGCATCGGGAACAAGTGCGTCGTATAGGTTCTGGTCGCATACTGACGCGAGACGTCTGGGACTTCAGACCTGATACAGAGAAACTTGAGCCTGATCGCCCGGAATTTAGCTTCAGATCTGGAGCAACAGGTGGAGCACCACTTCGAGACAGAGATGTCAGGGACACTCGCGATGTGGGAAGGGATCGCGAAGGACTTAGAGACAGAGACCGAGATCGTGATAATATCAGGGAACGAGATGAAAGATTTGAAAGGCGTTCATTTACCAGAGACTTTGGTGATCGTGACCGAGATCGTGAACGTGACCGGATGGACAGAAGTGATCGACACGATCGCAGTCACCAGATGGATCGCGACAAGGATCGTGGTCGTGACAGAAGGTTTGGAAATGACCGAAGGCGAACTTACAGCGACAATAGAGAAATCGACGAACCAGAGTGGTTTAGTTCAGGGCCGACATCTCAGCACGACACCATCGAACTTCGTGGTTTCGAAGATATCCCTGAAGATAGAGCGctcaacaataacaatatgaAAGGTAAAAAGCAGTCACCTGCTCAGAAGAAACGGAGCAAGAAAAACTCGTTGGACAAAGATGACAAACAAAATGATAACACATCTGGGCCCAAGGGACGCAGCACACCCACACTAACCGATCAGCCAGCCAATTTAGCTCCAGCTCCACATTCGCCGATATCTGAACAAAACGATCTCTTGTCTTCCCCCGATTCTAAAGAGAAGCCTGACGCAGGGCAGAACTCAATTGCTACATCAAAATCGGCTAACGACAGTGGAGATGCTAACATGGCACAGACTAATAACCATCCAGATTTTAATCTCGATGATTTTCTCAAGTCTGACACCTTCCCTGGGGTTCATGGTCTTTTGACT AATGGCGTTGGATCGAGCAGTGGAACCGGATCACGCTTTAGCCAATGGTTCAAGAGGGAAAGTCCAGTCCAACAAATAGACAGCCGCCGAGCTTCAATACAGGATGAACTACTGAATAATTTGCTCAATGATATTACTGAACCAAACATTCAAATCCCTTCTGTCACAGAGTCCAATACCCACTTTGCTCCTATTTCACCCGCCAACACAACTAATAATACAACCTCAACGACCGGAGTTAAACTGCTTGAAATGTTGCAACGAGGTAACAAACCGAATCAAAATGGCCAAGGTGATGCTGCCAACACTGTTGTAccgttgatgaaaaattcttctctCAAAGATATGG AGGTTGGCGGAAAGGTTGTGCACAGCTTGGAGGAATTAGAAGCCCGCATGAGGGGAAATACAGCTCCACTGTCAACGGTTGTTGAACCGCCTAGAGTGACTAAAAGCGACGAAGATCTCTCTGCtttcaaaaaattg TTGGCTCAAGTCACTGGTGGACAAGCTGTTCCGGCGGCAAATGGTCCGATCTCACAAAAATCTCAACCTATCACACTAATGCAG CTATTGAACAAGACGCAGCAGCACGTCgctcaacaacaacaacaacttgcCGAACAAATGCACCCACCGAATTTCAATCATGCTGGACCTCTTGGCCCAACACAGCATCCCCACCAAGCCCAAATGCAGCATGAGAATTTGCTCAAGGTATTGCAGATCCAG CAACAACAAAAACAGAGACAGCAACAGCAGAGCGATATGTTGTCCATGATGATGGGAGGTCAGCGTATGCTTGGCATGAGTCCATTGCCTCCAGACATGCAAATGATGGTTAATAATGCGCCGTCCAGCAGGGAACTCTTGCAACGACCAGAGGCTCAGGCAATCATACAAGGCCTGCAGCAGGGTGAAATCACTCAGCAACATCTGGTTCAACAACTGCAG aATCCTGCAATGCAGCATCGTCATCGAGAAGTCTTGGTTAACATACTAAAGATGTACAGTGGTGCTACACCCCGAACTGTTAGTCCTCATCCAAGCGCACCTACGCCTCAAGATCACATATTACAGCAGATGCTCTatcagcaacaacagcagcagcaacaacaacaacagcaacagaaAAGAATTCCGTCACCACTGAATAATG GTCGGCCTATAGTGAaaggtggtggtggtggaaaTCAATTTCAGTACAGTGGTAACGCGGATTaccaacagcagcagcaacaacaacaacaacaaagaCAGCAACAACAAAGAGCTGCAGTCGGAGCGTATGGGAATTTGGCCCGTTCAAAACACACAATGGCATCACCGTTGTCCCATGTACCCAACCCTGCGCAGTTCAATCTCCCACCCAACTCCATAATTGGCCAACGATCGAATTCTGTTAATAATCAACTTAAGCAATCACAACAAGTCCAGTCTCATCTATCCAGTATACAGCAACAGCGAACAGTGAATCCTCAGCTGCAGCAACTCGTTATGAATCAAAACTACAACTCTGCTCGTACTG aTGGACGAGCAATGCAATCGCAACCATTGAATATTCCTGTCGGTCGTCAGCCATCCCCCAGTCTTGGATTTATGGGTAGCAATGGCGGGGATCTCTCGCCAACTTCAAACCAGTTAGCTCGATGGTTTAGCCCAGAATTACTAGCGCAAGCTCGTGCCGGAAAACTACCGGAATTGGGACAAACAAACGTCGTTTCATTGGAGGAGTTGGAGAGGCTTCAGCATGCCTCGACGACAGTTCACaattaa
- the LOC107227845 gene encoding eukaryotic translation initiation factor 4E transporter isoform X1: MKLENNEISAGSTYRYRRPRRRPLVGPTGSCILDSLVIQNQGVRWSRRNRASNPVKRVTFRDEAIISMSVAGEVTDTSIVEVGRSRPQFQYTREELMEMKTQPLSKRRPDCLDSAYNNSRGVWDPERWHLDRKRSETPPDDDRNGRGDQVIENHSKRRSGDFRERIRKESDGIVLSPQRRNFNSGCFVNVSQLPTRRPESPISKPEQVGHREQVRRIGSGRILTRDVWDFRPDTEKLEPDRPEFSFRSGATGGAPLRDRDVRDTRDVGRDREGLRDRDRDRDNIRERDERFERRSFTRDFGDRDRDRERDRMDRSDRHDRSHQMDRDKDRGRDRRFGNDRRRTYSDNREIDEPEWFSSGPTSQHDTIELRGFEDIPEDRALNNNNMKGKKQSPAQKKRSKKNSLDKDDKQNDNTSGPKGRSTPTLTDQPANLAPAPHSPISEQNDLLSSPDSKEKPDAGQNSIATSKSANDSGDANMAQTNNHPDFNLDDFLKSDTFPGVHGLLTNGVGSSSGTGSRFSQWFKRESPVQQIDSRRASIQDELLNNLLNDITEPNIQIPSVTESNTHFAPISPANTTNNTTSTTGVKLLEMLQRGNKPNQNGQGDAANTVVPLMKNSSLKDMEVGGKVVHSLEELEARMRGNTAPLSTVVEPPRVTKSDEDLSAFKKLLAQVTGGQAVPAANGPISQKSQPITLMQLLNKTQQHVAQQQQQLAEQMHPPNFNHAGPLGPTQHPHQAQMQHENLLKVLQIQQQQKQRQQQQSDMLSMMMGGQRMLGMSPLPPDMQMMVNNAPSSRELLQRPEAQAIIQGLQQGEITQQHLVQQLQNPAMQHRHREVLVNILKMYSGATPRTVSPHPSAPTPQDHILQQMLYQQQQQQQQQQQQQKRIPSPLNNVIPHRVPSPRELVMHTQSIIQNALIKKKLEEQRENFRKRQEQQQQQQQQQSQRTISPINSPTKQQLSPTPLAFTPTSVLRKMTAEKEPEGNSDPTKMGSQAQVSHMQQVQSAVQLIAQGVISRHSTLRPQPVQPTWSAPTVKQHPGRPIVKGGGGGNQFQYSGNADYQQQQQQQQQQRQQQQRAAVGAYGNLARSKHTMASPLSHVPNPAQFNLPPNSIIGQRSNSVNNQLKQSQQVQSHLSSIQQQRTVNPQLQQLVMNQNYNSARTDGRAMQSQPLNIPVGRQPSPSLGFMGSNGGDLSPTSNQLARWFSPELLAQARAGKLPELGQTNVVSLEELERLQHASTTVHN, encoded by the exons ATGAAGCTGGAAAATAACGAAATCAGCGCCGGTTCAACTTATCGATACCGGCGTCCGCGTCGTCGCCCGCTTGTTGGGCCGACGGGTTCGTGTATTCTTGATTCTCTGGTTATCCAGAATCAAGGAGTTCGATGGTCTCGTCGCAACCGTGCTTCCAATCCCGTAAAAAGAGTTACTTTTC GAGATGAAGCGATAATATCGATGTCTGTGGCAGGCGAAGTGACTGATACTTCTATTGTGGAAGTGGGCAGATCTCGACCTCAGTTTCAATATACTCGG GAGGAACTGATGGAAATGAAGACTCAACCTCTATCCAAGCGTAGGCCAGATTGTTTGGATTCCGCTTATAATAA TTCGCGAGGCGTTTGGGACCCTGAGCGTTGGCATCTTGATAGAAAGCGAAGTGAAACTCCTCCTGACGATGACAGAAATGGACGCGGGGATCAAGTGATTGAAAATCATAGTAAACGTCGCAGCGGTGATTTTCGGGAACGAATCCGTAAAGAGTCGGATGGCATAGTGCTGAGTCCTCAACGCCGAAATTTTAACTCTGGATGCTTTGTCAATGTAAGCCAGCTGCCAACTCGGCGTCCAGAGAGCCCAATCAGCAAACCAGAG CAGGTTGGGCATCGGGAACAAGTGCGTCGTATAGGTTCTGGTCGCATACTGACGCGAGACGTCTGGGACTTCAGACCTGATACAGAGAAACTTGAGCCTGATCGCCCGGAATTTAGCTTCAGATCTGGAGCAACAGGTGGAGCACCACTTCGAGACAGAGATGTCAGGGACACTCGCGATGTGGGAAGGGATCGCGAAGGACTTAGAGACAGAGACCGAGATCGTGATAATATCAGGGAACGAGATGAAAGATTTGAAAGGCGTTCATTTACCAGAGACTTTGGTGATCGTGACCGAGATCGTGAACGTGACCGGATGGACAGAAGTGATCGACACGATCGCAGTCACCAGATGGATCGCGACAAGGATCGTGGTCGTGACAGAAGGTTTGGAAATGACCGAAGGCGAACTTACAGCGACAATAGAGAAATCGACGAACCAGAGTGGTTTAGTTCAGGGCCGACATCTCAGCACGACACCATCGAACTTCGTGGTTTCGAAGATATCCCTGAAGATAGAGCGctcaacaataacaatatgaAAGGTAAAAAGCAGTCACCTGCTCAGAAGAAACGGAGCAAGAAAAACTCGTTGGACAAAGATGACAAACAAAATGATAACACATCTGGGCCCAAGGGACGCAGCACACCCACACTAACCGATCAGCCAGCCAATTTAGCTCCAGCTCCACATTCGCCGATATCTGAACAAAACGATCTCTTGTCTTCCCCCGATTCTAAAGAGAAGCCTGACGCAGGGCAGAACTCAATTGCTACATCAAAATCGGCTAACGACAGTGGAGATGCTAACATGGCACAGACTAATAACCATCCAGATTTTAATCTCGATGATTTTCTCAAGTCTGACACCTTCCCTGGGGTTCATGGTCTTTTGACT AATGGCGTTGGATCGAGCAGTGGAACCGGATCACGCTTTAGCCAATGGTTCAAGAGGGAAAGTCCAGTCCAACAAATAGACAGCCGCCGAGCTTCAATACAGGATGAACTACTGAATAATTTGCTCAATGATATTACTGAACCAAACATTCAAATCCCTTCTGTCACAGAGTCCAATACCCACTTTGCTCCTATTTCACCCGCCAACACAACTAATAATACAACCTCAACGACCGGAGTTAAACTGCTTGAAATGTTGCAACGAGGTAACAAACCGAATCAAAATGGCCAAGGTGATGCTGCCAACACTGTTGTAccgttgatgaaaaattcttctctCAAAGATATGG AGGTTGGCGGAAAGGTTGTGCACAGCTTGGAGGAATTAGAAGCCCGCATGAGGGGAAATACAGCTCCACTGTCAACGGTTGTTGAACCGCCTAGAGTGACTAAAAGCGACGAAGATCTCTCTGCtttcaaaaaattg TTGGCTCAAGTCACTGGTGGACAAGCTGTTCCGGCGGCAAATGGTCCGATCTCACAAAAATCTCAACCTATCACACTAATGCAG CTATTGAACAAGACGCAGCAGCACGTCgctcaacaacaacaacaacttgcCGAACAAATGCACCCACCGAATTTCAATCATGCTGGACCTCTTGGCCCAACACAGCATCCCCACCAAGCCCAAATGCAGCATGAGAATTTGCTCAAGGTATTGCAGATCCAG CAACAACAAAAACAGAGACAGCAACAGCAGAGCGATATGTTGTCCATGATGATGGGAGGTCAGCGTATGCTTGGCATGAGTCCATTGCCTCCAGACATGCAAATGATGGTTAATAATGCGCCGTCCAGCAGGGAACTCTTGCAACGACCAGAGGCTCAGGCAATCATACAAGGCCTGCAGCAGGGTGAAATCACTCAGCAACATCTGGTTCAACAACTGCAG aATCCTGCAATGCAGCATCGTCATCGAGAAGTCTTGGTTAACATACTAAAGATGTACAGTGGTGCTACACCCCGAACTGTTAGTCCTCATCCAAGCGCACCTACGCCTCAAGATCACATATTACAGCAGATGCTCTatcagcaacaacagcagcagcaacaacaacaacagcaacagaaAAGAATTCCGTCACCACTGAATAATG TGATACCACACCGAGTACCGTCTCCGCGCGAGCTTGTGATGCATACACAATCTATAATACAAAATGCATTGATCAAGAAGAAGCTGGAGGAACAGAGAGAAAATTTCCGTAAACGACaagaacaacaacagcagcagcagcagcaacaatcACAGAGAACTATCAGCCCTATCAATTCACCTACAAAGCAACAGCTTAGTCCAACTCCTCTGGCCTTCACACCCACCTCCGTCCTTCGCAAGATGACCGCCGAGAAGGAACCCGAGG GCAACAGTGATCCAACGAAAATGGGCAGCCAGGCTCAAGTCTCCCATATGCAACAAGTGCAGTCCGCAGTACAGCTGATTGCACAAGGCGTCATTTCACGACATAGTACACTGCGGCCACAGCCAGTACAGCCAACGTGGTCCGCTCCCACAGTCAAACAGCACCCCG GTCGGCCTATAGTGAaaggtggtggtggtggaaaTCAATTTCAGTACAGTGGTAACGCGGATTaccaacagcagcagcaacaacaacaacaacaaagaCAGCAACAACAAAGAGCTGCAGTCGGAGCGTATGGGAATTTGGCCCGTTCAAAACACACAATGGCATCACCGTTGTCCCATGTACCCAACCCTGCGCAGTTCAATCTCCCACCCAACTCCATAATTGGCCAACGATCGAATTCTGTTAATAATCAACTTAAGCAATCACAACAAGTCCAGTCTCATCTATCCAGTATACAGCAACAGCGAACAGTGAATCCTCAGCTGCAGCAACTCGTTATGAATCAAAACTACAACTCTGCTCGTACTG aTGGACGAGCAATGCAATCGCAACCATTGAATATTCCTGTCGGTCGTCAGCCATCCCCCAGTCTTGGATTTATGGGTAGCAATGGCGGGGATCTCTCGCCAACTTCAAACCAGTTAGCTCGATGGTTTAGCCCAGAATTACTAGCGCAAGCTCGTGCCGGAAAACTACCGGAATTGGGACAAACAAACGTCGTTTCATTGGAGGAGTTGGAGAGGCTTCAGCATGCCTCGACGACAGTTCACaattaa